Proteins encoded in a region of the Haloglomus salinum genome:
- a CDS encoding NADH-quinone oxidoreductase subunit D, with protein sequence MQRESGGALQESATTEQPREPDGPADRDPAAVAADALGDRIVGRETHRNCEAFVVRADAVADALARLRAAGFDHCACVTAQEYDDRFETVYHLRSYDDPTFETALVVPTRHDGPVSESGASVFDTADWHEREAYDLFGIEYDDHPDLRRILLPETWQGHPLREDYDREQPQVVTLREHVNPLQDDERAGDTMFLNIGPHHPSTHGVLHLGVTLDGETVADVEPDIGYIHRCEEQMCEQGTYRHQIMPYPDRWDWLSSGLLNEWAYARTAEDLADIEVPDYAQVIRTMGAELSRLANHFIAIGTYALDIFGEFTAIFMYAMQDRETVLNRLEDLTGQRMMFNYLRLGGVAWDIPEPREEFFDDVLAFLGELPAKLEEYHDLMTSNEIFQLRCVDTGHLDPETAKSYGCTGPVARGSGIDYDLRRDDPYGYYPELDWDVVTEPDGDNYARVLVRLRELEESAKIIEQCIDLLRDWPEAEREIQANVPRTIKPEPDTEVYQAVEAAKGELGIYIRSDGTDTPARFKIRSPCFSNLQALPEMSEGEFVPDLVATLGSLDTIMGEVDR encoded by the coding sequence ATGCAGCGAGAGTCGGGGGGCGCCCTCCAGGAGTCCGCCACGACCGAGCAGCCACGAGAACCGGACGGACCAGCCGACCGCGACCCGGCCGCCGTCGCCGCCGACGCGCTGGGAGACCGTATCGTCGGGCGCGAGACACACCGCAACTGCGAGGCGTTCGTCGTGCGCGCGGACGCCGTCGCCGACGCGCTCGCGCGCCTGCGAGCCGCCGGGTTCGACCACTGCGCCTGCGTCACCGCACAGGAGTACGACGACCGCTTCGAGACGGTCTACCACCTCCGGAGCTACGACGACCCCACGTTCGAGACGGCGCTCGTCGTCCCGACGCGCCACGACGGGCCCGTCAGCGAGTCCGGCGCGAGCGTCTTCGACACCGCCGACTGGCACGAGCGCGAGGCCTACGACCTGTTCGGCATCGAGTACGACGACCACCCCGACCTGCGGCGCATCCTGCTCCCCGAAACCTGGCAGGGCCACCCGCTCCGCGAGGACTACGACCGGGAGCAGCCCCAGGTCGTCACACTCCGCGAGCACGTGAACCCGCTGCAGGACGACGAGCGCGCCGGCGACACGATGTTCCTCAACATCGGCCCGCACCACCCCTCCACGCACGGCGTGCTCCACCTCGGCGTGACGCTGGACGGGGAGACGGTCGCCGACGTGGAGCCGGATATCGGCTACATCCACCGGTGCGAGGAGCAGATGTGCGAGCAGGGGACCTACCGCCACCAGATCATGCCGTACCCCGACCGCTGGGACTGGCTCTCCTCCGGGTTGCTGAACGAGTGGGCGTACGCCCGAACCGCGGAAGACCTGGCGGACATCGAGGTGCCCGACTACGCCCAGGTCATCCGGACGATGGGGGCCGAACTCTCACGGCTGGCCAACCACTTCATCGCCATCGGGACGTACGCGCTGGACATCTTCGGCGAGTTCACGGCCATCTTCATGTACGCGATGCAGGACCGCGAGACCGTGCTCAACCGGCTGGAGGATCTCACGGGCCAGCGGATGATGTTCAACTACCTCCGGCTGGGTGGCGTCGCGTGGGACATCCCGGAGCCCCGGGAGGAGTTCTTCGACGACGTCCTGGCGTTCCTCGGGGAGCTCCCGGCGAAGCTCGAGGAGTACCACGACCTGATGACCAGCAACGAGATCTTCCAGCTGCGGTGTGTCGACACCGGCCACCTCGACCCCGAGACCGCGAAGTCGTACGGCTGCACCGGTCCGGTCGCCCGCGGGTCGGGCATCGACTACGATCTCCGGCGCGACGACCCCTACGGCTACTACCCCGAGCTGGACTGGGACGTCGTCACCGAGCCGGACGGGGACAACTACGCGCGCGTCCTCGTCCGGCTCCGCGAGCTGGAGGAGTCGGCGAAGATCATCGAGCAGTGCATCGACCTGTTGCGCGACTGGCCGGAGGCCGAGCGCGAGATCCAGGCCAACGTCCCCCGGACCATCAAGCCGGAGCCGGACACGGAGGTGTACCAGGCCGTCGAGGCCGCGAAGGGCGAACTCGGCATCTATATCCGCAGCGACGGCACCGATACCCCGGCCCGGTTCAAGATCCGGTCGCCGTG
- a CDS encoding histidine phosphatase family protein codes for MTTVLLLRHGETTWNREGRMQGWAPTPLTERGREQARRAGAAIADAYAVDRIVASDLRRTRETTVELLASLGLDPSFDRRWRERSFGDLQGLTVEAVFEGHPEYSLLASGAAGARATPPNGESLVDARERVLDGWDALVAGGDPDETVLVVTHGGPLFLLLAHVRGQDFETAMSEGWPENTALAELRVDRTDDGIAVDVVRDAEPLHDPIVPHDDRHPAGRDGESTDEGASGDGALETTAAVEERVTDRRDGAATPAEGGEASETEHE; via the coding sequence GTGACGACCGTCCTGTTGCTCCGGCACGGGGAGACGACGTGGAACCGCGAGGGTCGGATGCAGGGGTGGGCGCCGACGCCCCTGACCGAGCGTGGTCGCGAGCAGGCCCGCCGTGCCGGCGCGGCTATCGCCGACGCGTACGCGGTCGACCGCATCGTCGCCTCGGACCTCCGCCGGACGCGCGAGACGACCGTCGAGTTGCTGGCCAGTCTCGGCCTCGACCCCTCCTTCGACCGGCGGTGGCGCGAGCGCTCCTTCGGCGACCTTCAGGGACTCACCGTGGAGGCGGTGTTCGAGGGGCACCCCGAGTACTCGCTGCTCGCCTCCGGGGCTGCGGGCGCACGGGCGACACCGCCGAACGGGGAGTCGCTCGTCGACGCCCGGGAGCGTGTCCTCGACGGCTGGGACGCCCTCGTGGCGGGTGGCGACCCGGACGAAACGGTTCTGGTCGTGACCCACGGCGGCCCGCTCTTCCTGCTGCTCGCGCACGTCCGCGGGCAGGACTTCGAGACCGCGATGAGCGAGGGCTGGCCCGAGAACACCGCCCTCGCCGAACTCCGGGTCGACCGGACCGACGACGGCATCGCGGTCGACGTGGTTCGGGACGCCGAACCGCTGCACGACCCCATCGTCCCGCACGACGACCGCCACCCGGCCGGCCGGGACGGGGAGTCGACGGACGAGGGCGCGAGCGGCGACGGGGCGCTCGAGACGACCGCCGCGGTCGAGGAGCGGGTGACCGACCGGAGGGACGGCGCGGCGACACCGGCCGAGGGCGGCGAGGCGAGCGAGACGGAACACGAATAG
- a CDS encoding histidine phosphatase family protein — protein MTTAVVVRHGQTDWNSEGRMQGWAPVPLNELGREQAVAAGEYLAGTYDVDRAVCSDLLRTRETTTRLCEPLGIDPGGDRVRYTPAWRERDLGVYQGLSYADMYDRFPEFGLGEAAVQAAAETPEGGESLLDLRDRTLEAWTDLLERAGENETVLVVTHGGPIHFVLGHVKRLDVRDAFLEHSMANCGITVLEHPPDASVADTADAVTVVRENVTEWAD, from the coding sequence ATGACCACGGCGGTCGTCGTCCGGCACGGGCAGACGGACTGGAACAGCGAGGGTCGGATGCAGGGGTGGGCGCCGGTACCGCTGAACGAACTGGGACGCGAACAGGCCGTCGCCGCCGGCGAGTACCTCGCCGGAACGTACGACGTGGACCGGGCGGTCTGCTCGGACCTGCTTCGCACCCGCGAGACGACCACGCGCCTGTGCGAACCGCTCGGTATCGACCCAGGTGGCGACCGCGTCCGCTACACGCCGGCGTGGCGCGAGCGCGACCTCGGCGTCTACCAGGGACTCTCCTACGCGGACATGTACGACCGGTTCCCGGAGTTCGGACTCGGCGAGGCCGCCGTACAGGCCGCGGCCGAGACCCCCGAGGGTGGCGAGTCGCTGCTCGACCTCCGCGACCGCACGCTGGAGGCGTGGACCGACCTGCTGGAGCGAGCGGGAGAGAACGAGACCGTGCTCGTCGTCACTCACGGCGGCCCCATCCACTTCGTGCTTGGCCACGTGAAACGACTCGACGTGCGCGATGCCTTCCTCGAACACTCGATGGCCAACTGTGGTATCACCGTGCTGGAGCATCCGCCGGACGCGTCGGTCGCGGACACCGCCGACGCCGTGACGGTGGTCCGGGAGAACGTGACCGAGTGGGCGGACTGA
- a CDS encoding TerY-C metal binding domain-containing protein, translating into MVDDSVDVPARCRETTAPFTIQFETRGDGWVATEATSADGSGNGVGIPDAGRRIQGEFRSGTTYDGCPDCGELLFFRCGGCGHLGCYDGSDAVVCPWCEERTVIRGDIEELEGVGRDDDGRPSKTDDVGGLSKR; encoded by the coding sequence ATGGTCGACGATTCCGTGGACGTCCCGGCACGGTGCCGCGAGACGACGGCCCCGTTCACTATCCAGTTCGAGACCCGCGGGGATGGCTGGGTCGCGACGGAGGCCACGTCAGCCGACGGAAGCGGCAACGGCGTCGGCATCCCCGACGCCGGCCGCCGTATCCAGGGCGAGTTCCGCTCGGGAACGACCTACGACGGGTGCCCGGACTGTGGCGAGCTGCTGTTCTTCCGGTGTGGTGGCTGCGGGCACCTCGGCTGTTACGACGGCTCCGACGCGGTCGTCTGTCCGTGGTGTGAGGAGCGGACCGTCATCCGGGGCGATATCGAGGAACTGGAGGGCGTCGGCCGTGACGACGACGGCCGGCCCTCGAAGACGGACGACGTGGGCGGGCTCTCGAAGCGGTGA
- a CDS encoding VOC family protein, producing the protein MSDTDDPEVTAELPDAPFHTTGTDHVTIWGSNEADTLAFYRDLLGMPLVLRQPNLDDPSQTHLFFDTGDGRILTVFVGDRASNQGGQRTQTGGVHHLCFSLDPERYEDVMDALDEAGKRYNVFDRGIFHSLYTTDNNGLVIELSADKYDIPDDRRGEVLATAQRLRVEDGADYAKDEHLAAAIEELGLDVEQYDLPEAESGVGGVE; encoded by the coding sequence ATGAGCGACACCGACGACCCGGAGGTCACTGCCGAGTTGCCCGACGCACCGTTCCACACCACCGGCACCGACCATGTCACCATCTGGGGCTCGAACGAGGCGGATACCCTGGCGTTCTACCGAGACCTGCTGGGGATGCCGCTCGTGCTCCGGCAGCCGAACCTCGACGACCCCTCGCAGACACACCTGTTCTTCGACACCGGGGACGGCCGCATCCTCACCGTCTTCGTCGGCGACCGGGCGTCGAACCAGGGCGGCCAGCGGACGCAGACCGGCGGGGTTCACCATCTCTGCTTCTCGCTCGACCCCGAGCGGTACGAGGACGTGATGGACGCGCTGGACGAGGCCGGCAAGCGCTACAACGTCTTCGACCGCGGCATCTTCCACTCGCTGTACACCACCGACAACAACGGCCTCGTCATCGAGCTGTCGGCGGACAAGTACGACATCCCCGACGACCGCCGGGGCGAGGTGCTGGCGACGGCCCAGCGGCTGCGGGTCGAGGACGGTGCCGACTACGCGAAGGACGAGCACCTCGCGGCCGCCATCGAGGAACTCGGACTCGACGTCGAGCAGTACGACCTGCCCGAGGCCGAGAGCGGCGTCGGCGGCGTGGAGTAA
- a CDS encoding rubrerythrin family protein translates to MTPEDFVPAVREANKTELSRLGSSKALYALTAGEMEPDAVLTAMADDHAAAAETYEGWGAADSDVSGFFAGAAEAEQEAYEVVAGELDAHDPGEAPDLYAAMEGAGTPVERLGAFVGRTLVAKAHRSQATGFFTGQADPTTASTFRGLGNDLDDHLADGVELLDILTDDADDWEQAEAAANEVIGAAYDDYFSTLEELGVNPKPVC, encoded by the coding sequence ATGACTCCGGAGGATTTCGTGCCGGCGGTTCGCGAAGCGAACAAGACCGAGCTCTCCCGTCTGGGCTCCTCGAAGGCGCTGTACGCGCTCACCGCGGGCGAGATGGAACCCGACGCCGTGCTGACGGCGATGGCCGACGACCACGCCGCCGCCGCCGAGACGTACGAGGGGTGGGGAGCAGCCGACAGCGATGTGAGCGGCTTCTTCGCGGGGGCAGCCGAGGCCGAGCAGGAGGCCTACGAGGTGGTCGCAGGGGAACTCGACGCGCACGACCCGGGCGAGGCGCCCGACCTGTACGCGGCGATGGAGGGCGCCGGGACGCCGGTCGAGCGCCTGGGCGCGTTCGTCGGTCGAACGCTCGTCGCGAAGGCACACCGCTCGCAGGCGACCGGCTTCTTCACCGGCCAGGCCGACCCGACGACAGCCAGCACCTTCCGGGGGCTGGGGAACGACCTCGATGACCACCTTGCCGACGGTGTCGAACTCCTCGACATCCTCACCGACGACGCCGACGACTGGGAGCAGGCCGAAGCGGCGGCGAACGAGGTCATCGGCGCGGCCTACGACGACTACTTCTCGACGCTGGAGGAACTGGGCGTCAACCCGAAGCCCGTCTGCTGA
- the htpX gene encoding zinc metalloprotease HtpX: protein MDWKTDWGLRGRMFLTMFLLFVLYIVFVGVLAALDVGLFAIVGFMALFSLGQFFFSDKLALYSMGAKEVSEEEYPELHAMVTRLSQQADLPKPKVAVADSRVPNAFATGRSQKSSAVCVTTGIMQRLDEEELEGVMAHELAHIKNRDVMVMTIASFLSTIAFLVVRFGIYFGGGRNRNGQVFVAILASLVVWILSYVLIRALSRYREFAADRGGAAITGKPAALASALLTIDGSMDRVPSEDLRDQAEMNAFFIIPIRSGVVGRLFSTHPPTEKRVEALRDLEREMET from the coding sequence ATGGACTGGAAGACCGACTGGGGACTGCGAGGACGGATGTTCCTCACGATGTTCCTGCTGTTCGTCCTCTACATCGTCTTCGTCGGCGTGCTCGCGGCGCTCGACGTGGGGCTGTTCGCCATCGTCGGGTTCATGGCCCTGTTCTCGCTCGGTCAGTTCTTCTTCAGCGACAAACTCGCGCTCTACTCGATGGGCGCCAAGGAGGTCAGCGAGGAGGAGTACCCGGAACTGCACGCGATGGTGACCCGGCTCTCCCAGCAGGCCGACCTCCCGAAGCCGAAGGTGGCTGTCGCCGACAGCCGCGTCCCGAACGCCTTCGCGACGGGTCGCTCGCAGAAGTCCAGCGCCGTCTGCGTGACGACGGGCATCATGCAGCGCCTCGACGAGGAGGAACTCGAGGGGGTGATGGCCCACGAACTGGCCCACATCAAGAACCGTGACGTGATGGTGATGACCATCGCCTCGTTCCTCTCGACCATCGCGTTCCTCGTCGTGCGGTTCGGCATCTACTTCGGCGGCGGCCGGAACCGCAACGGGCAGGTGTTCGTGGCCATACTCGCCTCGCTCGTGGTCTGGATACTCTCGTACGTCCTCATCCGGGCGCTCTCGCGGTACCGGGAGTTCGCCGCCGACCGCGGCGGGGCCGCCATCACCGGCAAGCCCGCGGCGCTCGCGTCGGCGCTCCTGACCATCGACGGCTCGATGGACCGGGTACCCAGCGAGGACCTCCGCGACCAGGCCGAGATGAACGCGTTCTTCATCATCCCCATCCGCTCGGGCGTGGTCGGCCGGCTGTTCAGCACGCACCCGCCCACGGAGAAGCGGGTGGAGGCGCTCCGAGACCTGGAGCGGGAGATGGAGACCTGA
- a CDS encoding PQQ-binding-like beta-propeller repeat protein: MRPTRRRFLTALGVGATGLAAGTAALRGADGGARAGGGTWPQPGADAGNTGFVAERGPRTGRELWRHEAPGPGTAPLVAGGLVLPPSARRPLDVATGEPRWQVQPTPTGTAVPGGRRTPYNEVTAVAGDVVLVRGGETLYGLSIADGSREWAHALPGPNAAVTVADGTAYVWTGNMSQSVIIALRAADGAFRWRYRTDPGVGLPAVSDGTLFLNIEGRVTALAPESGEERWSADPPPAPPTAAEQASGEDREHGFARSPVVAGGTVYIADTAGRLHARSAAEGRELWRFTPEERPPAAPGESAAGSRPVVADGTVYAGFADGRVRSLDAETGEERWSFRAWNAVTGTPAVTEGMVYIGGRDTMVYALDRVSGERRWEFSTGSGVTGIAVAGGRAYATTRRGVVHALGHGGGA; the protein is encoded by the coding sequence ATGCGACCGACACGTCGACGCTTTCTGACGGCGCTCGGGGTGGGTGCGACCGGCCTGGCGGCCGGCACGGCGGCCCTTCGGGGAGCGGACGGCGGCGCTCGCGCCGGTGGTGGCACCTGGCCCCAGCCGGGCGCCGACGCCGGGAACACCGGGTTCGTCGCCGAGCGGGGTCCGCGGACCGGACGGGAACTGTGGCGTCACGAGGCACCTGGGCCGGGCACCGCGCCGCTGGTGGCCGGCGGCCTCGTCCTCCCGCCGAGCGCCCGACGACCGCTCGATGTGGCCACCGGTGAGCCGCGCTGGCAGGTCCAGCCGACCCCCACCGGGACCGCCGTCCCCGGTGGCCGTCGGACCCCGTACAACGAGGTGACGGCCGTTGCCGGGGACGTCGTCCTCGTCCGTGGCGGCGAGACGCTGTACGGCCTCTCGATTGCGGACGGGAGCCGAGAGTGGGCCCACGCGCTCCCGGGTCCGAACGCCGCCGTGACCGTTGCCGACGGGACGGCGTACGTCTGGACCGGGAACATGAGCCAGTCGGTCATCATCGCGCTGCGGGCCGCCGACGGGGCGTTCCGGTGGCGCTACCGGACCGACCCGGGTGTCGGCCTCCCGGCGGTCAGCGACGGCACGCTGTTCCTGAATATCGAGGGGCGGGTCACGGCGCTGGCTCCCGAGAGCGGCGAGGAGCGGTGGTCTGCCGACCCACCCCCGGCCCCACCGACCGCGGCCGAGCAGGCCAGCGGTGAGGACCGCGAGCACGGGTTCGCACGCTCGCCGGTCGTCGCCGGCGGCACGGTGTACATCGCAGACACGGCCGGCCGGCTCCACGCCCGCTCGGCGGCGGAGGGGCGCGAACTGTGGCGGTTCACGCCCGAGGAGCGGCCGCCGGCTGCACCCGGCGAGTCCGCGGCCGGCTCCCGCCCCGTCGTCGCTGACGGCACCGTCTACGCCGGGTTCGCGGACGGCCGCGTCCGTTCGCTCGACGCCGAGACGGGCGAGGAGCGCTGGTCGTTCCGGGCCTGGAACGCCGTCACCGGCACGCCCGCCGTGACCGAGGGGATGGTGTACATCGGCGGCAGGGACACGATGGTGTACGCGCTCGACCGGGTGAGCGGCGAGCGGCGCTGGGAGTTCTCGACCGGGAGCGGTGTCACGGGCATCGCAGTCGCGGGTGGGCGGGCGTACGCGACCACGCGACGTGGCGTCGTCCACGCCCTCGGCCATGGGGGTGGGGCCTGA
- the pspAB gene encoding PspA-associated protein PspAB, with the protein MGLLDTLREALGMRAEADATRSANPDDLFGMSTAYVTMEADLDYRSTGDAALCFSGVDSTDFTAAVRAIEDILAAGEEETGTAFDVRTDGKGYEWVVLHDDDPEDLVTSVHFAADELVERGFGSRLLAAVFAFEQPDEDYTAYWLYSFRRGAYYPFVPDTDGRKERVERAEFKLETVLDGELEVEPEKEYWYPLWPDGGRHPWE; encoded by the coding sequence ATGGGACTCCTCGACACGCTCCGCGAGGCGCTGGGGATGCGCGCGGAGGCCGACGCCACCCGCTCGGCGAACCCGGACGACCTGTTCGGGATGTCCACCGCGTACGTGACGATGGAGGCCGACCTCGACTATCGCTCGACCGGCGACGCCGCGCTCTGCTTCTCCGGCGTCGACTCGACCGATTTCACGGCCGCCGTCCGGGCCATCGAGGATATCCTCGCTGCGGGCGAGGAGGAGACGGGGACGGCGTTCGACGTGCGCACCGACGGGAAGGGGTACGAGTGGGTGGTACTGCACGACGACGACCCCGAGGACCTCGTGACGAGCGTCCACTTCGCAGCCGACGAGCTGGTCGAGCGGGGGTTCGGGTCGCGGCTGCTGGCGGCCGTCTTCGCGTTCGAGCAGCCCGACGAGGACTACACCGCGTACTGGCTCTACTCCTTCCGCCGGGGCGCGTACTACCCGTTCGTCCCCGACACCGACGGCCGGAAGGAGCGCGTCGAGCGCGCGGAGTTCAAACTGGAGACGGTGTTGGACGGCGAACTCGAGGTCGAACCCGAGAAGGAGTACTGGTACCCGCTGTGGCCCGACGGTGGGCGGCATCCGTGGGAGTGA
- a CDS encoding DNA primase large subunit PriL: MQRLHARYPFLSAAREAVEAADVDLVALVQEGGPAVERGVERVRRALLEGTAESEERLSARPELLSYPVARVLVSLVDAPGATEKYARAEAALAQRRFTTDFQEERSLQSGGETLSLQQLLADFDLSGDVRPTGDGRFEVAVTAYLRLSSGLDGEHWRLVRRTLRDGTVPVTSDELETLLREAVRERVADGLPLNVPDPIADALSEEVGRLRTAVADADPPRSFAEFEVEALPPCVDALIDRARDGEDLPDNSRFALVGFLAAFEELDAHDITAVCGFDDPERVRYQLDRLRDDRGVAFAPPSCATMQAYGDCVNKDDLCAEIVHPLSYYARRTEDGEEEVSAD, translated from the coding sequence GTGCAACGGCTCCACGCGCGCTACCCGTTCCTGTCCGCCGCCCGCGAGGCCGTGGAGGCGGCGGACGTGGACCTCGTCGCCCTCGTGCAGGAGGGCGGCCCGGCGGTCGAGCGCGGCGTCGAGCGGGTGCGCCGCGCACTGCTCGAGGGGACCGCCGAGAGCGAGGAGCGCCTGAGCGCGCGCCCGGAACTGCTCTCGTACCCGGTCGCGCGCGTGCTCGTCTCGCTGGTCGATGCGCCCGGCGCGACCGAGAAGTACGCCCGCGCGGAGGCCGCGCTCGCCCAGCGCCGCTTCACCACCGACTTCCAGGAGGAGCGCTCGCTCCAGAGCGGCGGCGAGACGCTGTCGCTCCAGCAACTGCTGGCGGATTTCGACCTCTCGGGCGACGTGCGGCCGACGGGCGACGGCCGGTTCGAGGTCGCCGTCACCGCGTACCTGCGCCTGAGTAGCGGCCTCGACGGGGAACACTGGCGGCTCGTCCGGCGGACGCTACGCGACGGGACGGTCCCCGTCACGAGCGACGAGCTGGAGACGCTCCTGCGCGAGGCTGTCCGCGAGCGGGTTGCCGACGGCCTCCCGCTGAACGTGCCCGACCCCATCGCCGACGCGCTGAGCGAGGAGGTAGGCCGCCTGCGGACGGCGGTCGCGGACGCGGACCCACCGCGCTCGTTCGCGGAGTTCGAGGTCGAGGCGCTCCCCCCCTGCGTGGACGCGCTCATCGACCGCGCCCGGGACGGGGAGGACCTGCCCGACAACTCCCGGTTCGCGCTCGTCGGGTTCCTCGCCGCGTTCGAGGAACTGGACGCGCACGACATCACGGCCGTCTGTGGCTTCGACGACCCCGAGCGGGTCCGCTACCAGCTCGACAGGCTCCGCGACGACCGCGGGGTCGCCTTCGCGCCGCCGTCCTGCGCGACGATGCAGGCCTACGGGGACTGCGTGAACAAGGACGACCTCTGTGCCGAGATCGTCCACCCGCTCTCCTACTACGCGCGGCGGACCGAGGACGGCGAGGAGGAAGTCTCCGCGGACTGA
- a CDS encoding DUF7472 family protein: MAPDRETIVEILVAVAAVALFAAGIVAVGMSSGKNIDGLMLVGAIAAFVLVMAGVGTAFAYR, translated from the coding sequence ATGGCCCCCGACAGGGAGACGATAGTCGAGATTCTCGTCGCCGTCGCCGCCGTCGCGCTGTTCGCCGCCGGAATCGTCGCTGTCGGGATGTCCTCCGGCAAGAACATCGACGGCCTCATGCTGGTCGGCGCCATCGCCGCCTTCGTCCTCGTGATGGCCGGCGTCGGGACCGCGTTCGCGTACAGGTGA
- a CDS encoding SWIM zinc finger family protein, producing the protein MTDTTADGGGSTTRAGGDSGGHRRTGDPRRPHALAPDTSRLDGRSARAWTEPMAVTALGEGRYEVENSEGRTYVVDLPESDCTCPDHRIRGESCKHLRRVAIEVTRGQVPAPGKIRGTCRGCERAAFVPEDGPAFCRACRLEPGDLATDRETGDAVLVVRVTDERADAVAVDGTGRSVADYETNDGYPADDPVVEVVYPFGGNEPLTERRRYSFPHSRLLPRDAALVDAGVGDA; encoded by the coding sequence GTGACCGACACCACCGCCGATGGGGGTGGGTCGACCACTCGGGCCGGTGGGGACAGCGGCGGCCATCGTCGGACCGGCGACCCCCGGCGGCCGCACGCCCTCGCTCCCGACACGAGTCGGCTGGACGGGCGCTCGGCCCGCGCGTGGACGGAGCCGATGGCGGTGACGGCGCTGGGCGAGGGTCGCTACGAGGTCGAGAACAGCGAGGGGCGTACCTACGTCGTCGACCTGCCCGAGAGCGACTGCACCTGCCCGGACCACCGCATCCGGGGCGAGTCCTGCAAGCACCTCCGCCGGGTGGCTATCGAGGTGACGCGGGGACAGGTTCCGGCCCCCGGAAAGATTCGGGGGACCTGCCGGGGCTGCGAGCGCGCGGCGTTCGTCCCCGAGGACGGGCCCGCGTTCTGCCGGGCCTGCCGGCTGGAGCCGGGCGACCTCGCGACCGACCGCGAGACGGGCGACGCCGTCCTCGTCGTCCGGGTGACCGACGAGCGCGCCGACGCGGTCGCGGTCGACGGGACGGGCCGCTCCGTCGCGGACTACGAGACGAACGACGGCTACCCCGCCGACGACCCCGTGGTCGAGGTGGTGTACCCGTTCGGCGGCAACGAACCCCTGACCGAGCGCCGGCGCTACTCGTTCCCGCACTCGCGGCTCCTGCCCCGCGACGCGGCGCTGGTCGACGCGGGCGTCGGCGACGCCTGA
- a CDS encoding S1C family serine protease, producing the protein MLGAAGTAAALAGCSTGFVGSTTDQPDGATDTPTDASGGGPGSTGEGASPYTAAYEATVSSVAVIRAYGPDGRAGQGSGFVYDGHVVTNQHVVEGGETFEVGFAEQDWREGEVVGADVYSDLAVISVDSFPDYATPLSFVEREPPVGTEVIAVGAPFGLGQSVSAGIVSGIDRSLPAANDFVIPDAVQTDAAANPGNSGGPLVDLDANVVGVVNSGGGDNIAFAVSAALSKRVLPALVESGEYTHSFMGVGLRPVTPVLAEGNDLPAVKGAYVASVRDDSPATGVLRGSDGSKTVNNVEVPTGGDVIRRLDDTPIETLNDLSIHLALETSPGDELAVGIIRDGEERTVSLTLGERPTPE; encoded by the coding sequence CTGCTCGGTGCAGCCGGGACAGCGGCGGCGCTGGCCGGCTGTTCGACCGGGTTCGTCGGGAGTACCACCGACCAGCCCGACGGCGCGACCGACACGCCGACCGACGCGTCGGGGGGCGGCCCCGGTTCGACAGGCGAGGGGGCGAGTCCGTACACCGCGGCGTACGAGGCGACGGTATCGAGCGTCGCGGTCATCCGGGCGTACGGCCCGGACGGGCGCGCCGGGCAGGGCTCGGGCTTCGTCTACGACGGGCACGTCGTCACCAACCAGCACGTCGTCGAGGGGGGCGAGACGTTCGAGGTGGGCTTCGCCGAGCAGGACTGGCGCGAGGGAGAGGTGGTCGGCGCCGACGTCTACTCCGACCTCGCCGTCATCAGCGTCGACTCGTTCCCCGACTACGCGACCCCGCTCTCGTTCGTCGAGCGCGAACCACCGGTCGGGACGGAGGTCATCGCCGTGGGTGCGCCGTTCGGTCTCGGCCAGTCCGTCTCGGCGGGCATCGTCAGCGGTATCGACCGCTCGCTCCCGGCCGCGAACGACTTCGTCATCCCGGACGCGGTCCAGACGGACGCCGCCGCCAACCCCGGCAACAGCGGCGGCCCGCTCGTCGACCTGGACGCGAACGTGGTCGGCGTGGTCAACTCCGGCGGGGGCGACAACATCGCGTTCGCCGTCAGCGCCGCGCTCTCGAAGCGCGTGCTGCCCGCGCTCGTGGAGTCCGGCGAGTACACGCACTCGTTCATGGGCGTCGGGCTCCGGCCGGTGACGCCCGTGCTCGCCGAGGGGAACGACCTGCCGGCCGTGAAGGGTGCCTACGTCGCCAGCGTCCGCGACGACAGCCCGGCGACCGGTGTCCTCCGCGGGTCGGACGGCTCGAAGACGGTCAACAACGTCGAGGTCCCCACCGGCGGCGATGTCATCCGCCGGCTGGACGACACGCCCATCGAGACGCTGAACGACCTCTCCATCCACCTCGCGCTGGAGACGAGTCCCGGCGACGAACTCGCGGTCGGCATCATCCGCGATGGGGAGGAACGGACCGTCTCGCTGACGCTGGGGGAGCGGCCGACCCCCGAGTGA